DNA sequence from the Robbsia betulipollinis genome:
AGCGCACTACCAGCGGTCAATTTGCGTGGCCTTCGGCTTCGTTCACGCCGTGCGCGATACGCCTTTGCAGCGGCAGTGGCGTCATAACACCTGCGCGTCTCAGTCCGGTTACGCGCGAGTTCTCGGCTGATGCTAGACGCGTTGCGTCC
Encoded proteins:
- a CDS encoding helix-turn-helix domain-containing protein; amino-acid sequence: MEKRYFHLSAEERAAIMIESGKNASIRSIARLLGRNASSISRELARNRTETRRCYDATAAAKAYRARRERSRRPRKLTAGSAL